One window of the Pseudomonas knackmussii B13 genome contains the following:
- a CDS encoding alkyl/aryl-sulfatase, translated as MTTHAWAAEAPKPATDATKAANDALLQELPFNDKTSFELAHKGFIAPLPSDPIKGEKGNMIWDPAKYNFIKEGEAAPATTNPSLWRQSQLINISGLFQVTDGIYQVRNYDLSNMTIVEGKHGITIFDPLISSETAKAALDLYFKHRPKKPVVAVIYTHSHVDHYGGVRGVVDEKDVKAGKVKIYAPLGFLEHAVAENVMAGTAMSRRASYMYGNLLPPSETGQLGAGLGTTTSAGTVTLIPPTDIISKTGEKRVIDGLTYEFLYAPGSEAPAEMMYYIKEKKALNTAEDSTHTLHNTYSLRGAKIREPLPWSKYLNEALKMWGDDVQVMYAMHHWPVWGNKEVRDQLSSQRDMYRYINDETLRLANKGLTMTEIAEQVKLPKGIAQRFSNRGYYGSLNHNVKATYVLYLGWFNGNPPPLWQLPPDEEAKRYVDMMGGADAVLKKAKEYYDKGDFRWVAEVVNHVVFADPNNQAAKNLQADALEQLGYQAESGPWRNFYLTGAQELRNGVQKLPTPDTASPDTVKAMDLDLFFDYLAMRLKGPEAADKHITLNFDFTDLKQKYTLEMVNGVLNHTEGVQAKDADATITLTRDTLNKLMLKQATLQDAEKSGDVKVKGDQGKLDELMSYMDNFDFWFNIVTP; from the coding sequence ATGACCACCCATGCCTGGGCAGCCGAAGCGCCCAAGCCCGCCACCGACGCCACCAAGGCGGCCAACGACGCCCTGCTCCAGGAGTTGCCGTTCAACGACAAGACCTCGTTCGAACTGGCGCACAAGGGCTTCATCGCGCCGCTGCCTTCGGACCCGATCAAGGGCGAGAAGGGCAACATGATCTGGGACCCGGCCAAGTACAACTTCATCAAGGAAGGTGAAGCGGCACCGGCCACCACCAACCCCAGCCTGTGGCGGCAATCGCAGCTGATCAATATCTCCGGTCTGTTCCAGGTCACCGACGGCATCTACCAGGTGCGCAACTACGACCTGTCGAACATGACCATCGTCGAAGGCAAGCACGGCATCACCATCTTCGACCCGCTGATCTCCAGCGAGACTGCCAAGGCGGCGCTGGATCTCTACTTCAAGCATCGTCCGAAGAAGCCCGTGGTGGCGGTGATCTACACCCACAGCCACGTGGACCACTACGGCGGCGTGCGCGGCGTGGTGGACGAGAAGGACGTGAAGGCCGGCAAGGTCAAGATCTACGCCCCGCTGGGCTTCCTCGAACACGCCGTGGCCGAGAACGTGATGGCCGGCACCGCGATGAGCCGCCGCGCCAGCTACATGTACGGCAACCTGCTGCCGCCGAGCGAAACCGGCCAGCTGGGCGCAGGCCTGGGCACCACCACCTCCGCCGGCACCGTGACGCTGATTCCGCCGACCGACATCATCTCCAAGACCGGAGAGAAGCGGGTGATCGATGGCCTGACCTACGAGTTCCTCTACGCGCCGGGCAGCGAGGCGCCGGCCGAGATGATGTACTACATCAAGGAGAAAAAGGCGCTGAACACCGCCGAGGACTCCACCCACACCCTGCACAACACCTACTCGCTGCGCGGCGCGAAGATCCGCGAGCCGCTGCCTTGGTCGAAGTACCTCAACGAGGCGCTGAAGATGTGGGGCGACGACGTCCAGGTGATGTACGCCATGCACCACTGGCCGGTCTGGGGCAACAAGGAAGTGCGCGACCAGCTGTCCTCGCAGCGAGACATGTACCGCTACATCAACGACGAGACCCTGCGCCTGGCCAACAAGGGCCTGACCATGACCGAGATCGCCGAGCAGGTGAAACTGCCCAAGGGCATCGCCCAGCGCTTCTCCAACCGTGGCTACTACGGCTCGCTGAACCACAACGTCAAAGCCACCTATGTGCTGTACCTCGGCTGGTTCAACGGCAACCCTCCCCCTCTGTGGCAGCTGCCGCCTGACGAAGAGGCCAAGCGTTACGTCGACATGATGGGCGGCGCCGATGCCGTGCTGAAGAAGGCCAAGGAGTACTACGACAAAGGGGACTTCCGCTGGGTAGCCGAGGTGGTGAACCACGTGGTCTTCGCCGACCCGAACAACCAGGCGGCGAAGAACCTCCAGGCCGACGCCCTCGAGCAGCTGGGCTACCAGGCCGAGAGCGGCCCGTGGCGCAACTTCTACCTCACCGGCGCGCAGGAACTGCGCAACGGCGTGCAGAAGCTGCCGACGCCGGACACCGCCAGCCCCGACACCGTCAAGGCGATGGACCTGGACCTGTTCTTCGACTACCTGGCCATGCGTCTGAAAGGGCCTGAGGCGGCGGACAAGCACATCACCCTCAACTTCGACTTCACCGACCTCAAGCAGAAGTACACGCTGGAAATGGTCAACGGCGTGCTCAACCACACCGAGGGCGTTCAAGCGAAGGATGCCGACGCCACCATCACCCTGACCCGCGACACCCTGAACAAACTGATGCTCAAGCAGGCCACCCTGCAGGACGCGGAAAAGTCGGGTGACGTGAAGGTCAAGGGCGACCAGGGCAAGCTCGACGAGCTGATGAGCTACATGGACAACTTCGACTTCTGGTTCAACATCGTCACTCCGTGA